In Cicer arietinum cultivar CDC Frontier isolate Library 1 chromosome 7, Cicar.CDCFrontier_v2.0, whole genome shotgun sequence, a single window of DNA contains:
- the LOC101510535 gene encoding LOW QUALITY PROTEIN: homeobox-leucine zipper protein ATHB-15-like (The sequence of the model RefSeq protein was modified relative to this genomic sequence to represent the inferred CDS: inserted 1 base in 1 codon) → MAMSCKDGNKHLMDNGKYVRYTPEQVEALERLYHDCPKPSSIRRQQLIRECPILSNIEPRQIKVWFQNRRCREKQRKESFRLQGVNRKLTAMNKLLMEENDRLQKQVSHLVYENGYFRQNTQNTAQATKDTSCESVVTSGQHNMSSQHPPRDASPAGLLSIAEETLAEFLSKATGTAVEWVQMPGMKPGPDSIGIVAISHGCTGVAARACGLVGLEPTRVAEILKDRPLWFRDCRAIDIVNVLPTANGGTIELLYMQLYAPTTLAPARDFWLLRYTSVVEDGSLVICERSLKNTQNGPSMPPVPHFVRADMLPSGYLIRPCEGGGSIIHVVDHMDLEPWSVPEVLRPLYESSTMLAQKTTMAALRHLRQISHEVSQSNVTGWGRRPAALRALSQRLSRGFNEALNGFTDEGWTMMGNDGVDDVTILVNSSPEKLMGLNLSFGNGFPSVSNAVLCAKASMLLQNVPPAILLRFLREHRSEWADTNMDAYTAAAIKVGPCSLTGSRIGNYGGQVILPLAHTIEHEEFLEVIKLDGVSHSPEDAMLPRELFLLQLCSGMDENAIGTCAELIFAPIDASFADDAPLLPSGFRIIPLESGKEASSPNRTLDLASALDIGPTGNRASSDNAGNSGCVRSVMTIAFEFAFESHMQENVACMARQYVRSIISSVQRVALALSPSHLSPHGGLRSPLGTPEAQTLAHWICNSYRCYLGVELLKSNNEGKESILKSLWHHSDAVLCCTLKALPVFTFSNQAGLDMLETTLVALQDITLEKIFDDHGRKTLFSEFPQIIQQGFACLQGGICLSSMGRPVSYERVVAWKVLNDEENAHCXLLYVYELVFCLTLCSEYRYQCVKNFR, encoded by the exons atggcAATGTCCTGCAAGGATGGTAATAAGCATTTAATGGATAATGGAAAGTATGTCCGTTATACACCTGAGCAGGTTGAAGCTCTTGAGAGGCTTTATCATGACTGCCCTAAACCAAGTTCTATTCGACGACAACAACTCATACGCGAGTGTCCAATTCTCTCCAATATTGAGCCTAGACAAATCAAAGTTTGGTTCCAAAATAGAAG atGTAGAGAGAAGCAGAGAAAAGAATCTTTCAGGTTACAAGGAGTGAATAGGAAATTGACTGCCATGAACAAGCTGCTGATGGAGGAAAATGATAGGTTGCAAAAGCAGGTGTCTCATCTGGTGTACGAGAATGGTTATTTTCGTCAAAACACCCAaaat ACTGCGCAGGCAACCAAAGACACGAGCTGTGAATCAGTTGTGACGAGTGGTCAGCACAACATGTCTAGTCAACATCCCCCAAGGGATGCAAGTCCTGCAGG GCTTTTGTCCATTGCAGAAGAAACTTTAGCAGAATTTCTTTCAAAGGCTACTGGAACTGCTGTTGAGTGGGTCCAAATGCCTGGAATGAAG CCTGGTCCGGATTCCATTGGAATCGTTGCTATTTCTCATGGTTGCACTGGTGTGGCAGCAAGAGCTTGTGGTCTAGTGGGACTAGAACCCACTAGG GTTGCAGAAATCCTCAAAGACCGTCCTTTGTGGTTTCGCGATTGCCGAGCTATTGATATTGTCAATGTGCTGCCCACTGCAAATGGTGGAACCATTGAGCTGCTTTATATGCAg CTATATGCACCAACCACATTGGCACCTGCTCGAGACTTCTGGTTGTTACGCTACACTTCTGTTGTAGAAGACGGCAGCTTAGTG ATCTGTGAGAGGTCTcttaaaaatactcaaaatggTCCAAGCATGCCTCCTGTGCCGCATTTTGTTAGAGCAGACATGCTGCCTAGTGGGTACCTGATAAGACCTTGTGAAGGAGGTGGTTCCATCATCCACGTTGTTGATCATATGGATTTGGAG CCATGGAGTGTGCCAGAAGTTCTGCGTCCACTATATGAATCATCAACAATGCTGGCTCAGAAGACAACTATGGCG GCCCTACGTCATCTAAGGCAGATTTCGCATGAAGTTTCTCAGTCCAACGTCACTGGGTGGGGTAGAAGACCAGCAGCTCTGCGAGCACTTAGCCAGAGATTGAGCCG GGGTTTCAATGAGGCACTCAATGGGTTTACTGATGAAGGATGGACAATGATGGGCAATGATGGTGTTGATGATGTTACTATTCTAGTGAATTCATCACCTGAAAAATTAATGGGTCTGAATCTGTCCTTTGGCAATGGATTTCCTTCTGTCAGTAATGCAGTGTTATGTGCCAAGGCATCAATGCTATTACAG AATGTGCCTCCAGCCATTCTCTTAAGGTTCCTGCGGGAACATAGATCAGAATGGGCAGACACTAACATGGATGCTTACACAGCTGCTGCCATTAAAGTTGGCCCTTGTAGCTTAACAGGATCTCGCATCGGAAACTATGGGGGTCAAGTTATACTCCCACTAGCTCACACTATTGAGCATGAGGAG TTTTTGGAAGTCATTAAGTTGGACGGAGTTTCACATTCTCCTGAAGACGCAATGTTGCCCAGAGAATTGTTTCTGTTGCAA CTCTGCAGTGGAATGGATGAGAATGCTATTGGCACCTGTGCAGAACTTATATTTGCTCCAATCGATGCCTCATTTGCTGATGATGCCCCACTTCTACCTTCTGGATTTCGCATCATTCCTCTTGAATCTGGAAAA GAGGCTTCCAGCCCTAATCGCACTCTTGACCTTGCATCTGCCCTTGACATTGGCCCGACTGGAAACCGAGCTTCAAGTGATAATGCTGGAAATTCTGGCTGTGTGAGATCTGTGATGACAATAGCATTTGAATTTGCATTTGAAAGTCATATGCAAGAGAATGTAGCATGCATGGCACGTCAATATGTTCGCAGTATTATATCATCAGTCCAAAGGGTAGCATTAGCACTTTCTCCTTCTCATCTCAGTCCACATGGTGGGCTGAGATCACCATTAGGTACTCCTGAAGCACAAACCCTGGCTCATTGGATCTGCAACAGTTATAG GTGCTACTTGGGTGTGGAGCTGCTTAAATCTAATAACGAAGGAAAAGAATCTATACTCAAGTCCTTGTGGCATCACTCAGATGCTGTATTATGCTGCACTCTAAAG GCATTGCCAGTGTTCACTTTCTCAAATCAGGCAGGGCTCGACATGCTGGAGACTACCCTAGTTGCATTACAAGATATAACTCTAGAGAAAATATTTGACGATCATGGTCGAAAAACTCTCTTTTCAGAATTTCCCCAGATTATTCAACAG